From Pongo pygmaeus isolate AG05252 chromosome 1, NHGRI_mPonPyg2-v2.0_pri, whole genome shotgun sequence, one genomic window encodes:
- the LOC129040369 gene encoding heterogeneous nuclear ribonucleoprotein C-like 1, whose translation MTSNVTNKMDPQSMSSRVFIGNLNTLVVKKSDVEAIFSKYGKIAGCSVHKGFAFVQYDKEKNARAAVAREDGRMIAGQIVDVNPAAEPKVNRGNAGVKRPAAEIHGSSFDLDYDFQRDLYDGMYSFPARVPPPPAIALAVVPSKRQRVSGNTSRRGKGGFNSKSGKWGSSKSGKLKGDDLQAIKQELTQIKQKVDSLLENLEKIEKEQSKQGVEVKNAKSEEEQTSSSVKKDEIHVKMESEGGADDSAEEGDLLDDDDNGDQGDDQLELIKDDEKGAEEGEDDRDRANGQDDS comes from the coding sequence ATGACCAGCAACGTTACCAACAAGATGGATCCTCAATCCATGAGCTCCCGTGTGTTCATTGGGAATCTCAACACTCTTGTTGTCAAGAAATCTGATGTGGAGGCAATCTTTTCCAAGTATGGCAAAATTGCGGGCTGCTCTGTTCATAAGGGCTTTGCCTTCGTTCAATATGATAAGGAGAAAAATGCCCGGGCTGCTGTAGCAAGAGAGGATGGCAGAATGATTGCTGGCCAGATTGTAGATGTTAACCCGGCTGCAGAGCCAAAAGTGAACCGAGGAAACGCAGGTGTGAAAAGACCAGCAGCGGAGATCCACGGCTCCTCTTTTGACTTGGACTATGACTTTCAACGGGATCTTTATGATGGGATGTACAGTTTCCCAGCACGTGTACCTCCTCCTCCTGCTATTGCTCTGGCTGTAGTGCCCTCAAAACGCCAGCGCGTATCAGGAAACACCTCACGAAGGGGCAAAGGTGGCTTCAATTCTAAGAGTGGAAAGTGGGGATCTTCCAAGTCTGGAAAGTTGAAAGGAGATGATCTTCAGGCCATTAAGCAGGAGTTGACCCAGATAAAACAGAAAGTGGATTCTCTCCTGGAAAACctggaaaaaattgaaaaggaacaGAGCAAACAAGGAGTAGAGGTGAAGAATGCTAAGTCTGAAGAGGAGCAGACCAGCAGCTCCGTGAAGAAAGATGAGATTCATGTGAAGATGGAGTCTGAGGGGGGTGCAGATGACTCTGCTGAGGAGGGGGACCTActggatgatgatgataatggagaTCAGGGGGATGACCAGCTGGAGTTGATCAAGGATGATGAAaaaggggctgaggaaggagaggatgacAGAGACAGGGCAAATGGCCAGGATGACTCTTAA